The following are from one region of the Prochlorococcus marinus str. SB genome:
- the minD gene encoding septum site-determining protein MinD, which translates to MGKNTRTILICSGKGGVGKTTLTANLGIALANSGATTAVLDADFGLRNLDLLLGLENRIIYTAQDVLDKNCRLDQALVRHKKEPNLALLPAGDPRMLDWMKPEDMKKISELLSEKFDFVLVDCPAGVEDGFKNALAACKEAIVVTNPELSAVRDADRVIGILNTSDIEPIQLVINRVRPNMMASQEMLSIEDVQGILSLPLLGIVLEDEQVIISTNRGEPLTLSDRRSPAKKCYLNVSQRLTNKDVPIIDLKKEGKSLKDKFMRLMQTKVF; encoded by the coding sequence GTGGGGAAAAATACTCGCACAATATTAATTTGTTCAGGCAAAGGAGGAGTTGGTAAAACAACTTTAACTGCAAACCTTGGCATAGCACTTGCTAATAGCGGAGCAACAACTGCTGTATTAGACGCTGATTTTGGCTTAAGAAATTTAGATCTACTTCTAGGATTAGAAAATCGCATCATTTATACGGCTCAAGATGTTTTAGATAAGAATTGTCGTCTTGACCAAGCATTGGTTAGACATAAAAAGGAACCTAATCTTGCTCTTCTACCTGCTGGAGATCCAAGGATGTTGGATTGGATGAAGCCTGAAGATATGAAAAAAATTAGTGAGCTACTTAGTGAGAAATTTGATTTTGTCTTAGTAGATTGTCCTGCTGGCGTAGAAGATGGTTTTAAAAATGCTCTTGCAGCCTGTAAAGAAGCTATTGTTGTTACCAACCCAGAATTATCTGCAGTGCGAGATGCTGATAGAGTAATTGGGATTCTTAATACTTCAGATATTGAGCCTATCCAACTTGTAATCAACAGAGTTCGCCCTAACATGATGGCTAGTCAAGAAATGTTATCCATCGAAGATGTTCAAGGAATCCTTTCTTTGCCCTTATTAGGTATTGTTTTAGAAGATGAACAGGTGATAATAAGTACAAATAGAGGAGAGCCACTGACTCTTTCAGATCGTAGATCACCTGCAAAGAAATGTTATTTGAATGTTTCTCAAAGACTTACAAATAAAGATGTACCAATTATCGATCTTAAAAAAGAAGGCAAAAGTCTTAAAGATAAATTCATGAGATTAATGCAAACAAAGGTTTTTTAA
- the minE gene encoding cell division topological specificity factor MinE, with protein MMTLRDLINKLLGRETSSANTARERLQLVLAHDRVDMSSLTTDLLDKMRKEILDVVAKYVEIDFEEVAVSLETEDRMTALVANLPIKRTISGEIKFKKTDNTDKANKDIKK; from the coding sequence ATGATGACCCTCAGAGATCTTATAAATAAATTACTAGGCAGAGAAACGTCTAGTGCGAATACAGCTAGAGAAAGATTACAACTTGTACTTGCTCATGACAGAGTTGATATGAGTTCTTTAACAACTGATCTTTTAGATAAAATGAGGAAAGAGATACTTGATGTTGTTGCTAAATATGTTGAAATTGATTTTGAGGAGGTGGCAGTAAGTTTGGAGACTGAGGATAGAATGACTGCACTAGTTGCCAATTTGCCAATCAAAAGAACTATTTCAGGAGAAATAAAATTCAAAAAAACCGATAATACTGATAAAGCTAACAAAGATATCAAAAAGTAA
- a CDS encoding L-threonylcarbamoyladenylate synthase has translation MNLIDYKTAWKTLKSGLPIIFPTDTLPAIGCLPKFSNIIYEFKKRDKNKPLILMGSEYKQLIDYVHESAKEDYENLASKYWPGALTIVIPASAKQTAHLTSNDLTIGLRIPNSNIAQSLLRETGPLLTSSANISGFKGSITAEGIALDFPSIKILGPIPWGESSGKASTIIFWKNSGNWKLIREGEVIVRELY, from the coding sequence ATGAATTTAATAGACTACAAAACTGCTTGGAAGACCCTTAAAAGTGGTTTGCCTATAATTTTCCCAACAGACACTTTACCTGCAATTGGATGCTTACCAAAATTCTCTAATATTATTTATGAGTTTAAAAAAAGAGATAAAAACAAACCCTTAATTCTTATGGGATCAGAATACAAACAATTAATCGATTATGTTCACGAATCAGCAAAAGAAGATTACGAAAATTTAGCCTCAAAATATTGGCCTGGAGCTCTGACAATTGTTATTCCTGCTTCAGCAAAGCAGACTGCACACCTTACCAGTAATGATCTGACTATTGGGTTGAGAATTCCAAATTCAAATATCGCACAATCTCTTTTGAGAGAAACAGGCCCATTGTTAACTTCAAGTGCAAATATTTCAGGTTTTAAAGGATCAATTACCGCTGAAGGTATTGCTCTAGACTTTCCTTCTATAAAAATTTTGGGTCCTATCCCCTGGGGGGAAAGTAGTGGAAAAGCTAGTACTATTATATTTTGGAAGAACAGTGGAAATTGGAAACTGATTAGAGAAGGAGAAGTAATAGTTAGGGAATTGTATTAA
- the prmC gene encoding peptide chain release factor N(5)-glutamine methyltransferase: MLCISIEEFLFWKKKQLSKGGDQASFAVLLDCIGGITTSDLNLKSINPRGNIHLKKKLEFLESVWDNHLQRSCPIQYLCGITFWRDLKLKVTNKVLIPRPETELIVDIVFNIFRKKSEKLFFAELGTGSGAISIALALAYPFSHGVATDIDQEALEIATKNYINSSKQSNLKFYCGNWWSPLESFKGKLDLAVSNPPYIPIDTYEKLPKEVKNFEPKVALLGGEDGLKHIREIINKAPLFLKENGWLILENHFDQSEKVKQLLIKNKFTSIEIVKDLSGIGRFTIGRYK; this comes from the coding sequence ATGCTTTGCATTTCTATAGAAGAATTTTTATTTTGGAAAAAAAAGCAACTTTCTAAAGGAGGCGATCAAGCATCTTTTGCTGTTTTACTTGATTGTATAGGCGGTATAACGACTAGTGATTTAAACTTAAAAAGTATAAATCCTAGAGGAAACATACATTTAAAAAAAAAATTAGAATTTTTAGAATCTGTTTGGGATAATCATTTACAAAGATCTTGCCCAATTCAATATCTTTGTGGAATAACTTTTTGGAGAGACTTAAAATTAAAAGTTACAAACAAAGTACTCATTCCAAGACCAGAAACAGAGCTCATAGTTGATATTGTCTTCAATATATTTCGAAAGAAGTCAGAAAAATTATTTTTTGCTGAACTGGGAACTGGATCAGGCGCTATAAGTATAGCTTTGGCATTGGCTTATCCATTTAGTCACGGAGTAGCAACTGATATAGATCAAGAAGCGTTAGAAATAGCTACTAAAAATTATATAAATTCTTCTAAACAATCAAATTTGAAATTTTATTGTGGAAATTGGTGGTCACCTCTTGAAAGTTTTAAAGGAAAATTAGACCTTGCTGTTTCAAACCCGCCATATATTCCTATTGATACTTATGAAAAATTACCCAAAGAAGTTAAAAATTTCGAACCTAAAGTCGCTTTACTAGGTGGAGAAGATGGTTTAAAACATATTAGGGAAATAATAAATAAAGCACCATTATTCTTAAAAGAAAATGGTTGGCTAATTTTAGAGAATCATTTTGATCAAAGTGAAAAAGTAAAACAACTACTTATTAAAAATAAATTTACATCAATAGAAATTGTGAAAGATCTTTCAGGTATTGGTAGGTTTACCATTGGAAGATATAAATAA
- the psbM gene encoding photosystem II reaction center protein PsbM: protein METTNFGFVASLLFVGVPTIFLIGLFISTQDGEKSSFYSDSSKGRLGPKR, encoded by the coding sequence ATGGAAACAACTAACTTTGGATTCGTAGCTAGTCTTTTATTTGTAGGGGTGCCAACAATATTCCTAATAGGTTTATTTATTTCTACACAAGATGGAGAAAAGTCAAGTTTCTACTCTGATTCTAGTAAAGGTAGGCTTGGGCCAAAACGCTAA
- a CDS encoding 2Fe-2S iron-sulfur cluster-binding protein, producing the protein MATIRFIREDLEVQCNPGENLRELVMKENLQLYGLKGILGNCGGAGQCSTCFISVEGGNKNSLSPLTSVEEEKLKNRPENWRLACQTLIKSSAVILTKPQSPPSNLEELKKISENKKLPR; encoded by the coding sequence ATGGCAACTATCAGATTTATTCGTGAGGATTTAGAGGTCCAATGCAATCCGGGCGAAAATTTAAGGGAACTTGTAATGAAAGAGAATTTACAGCTTTATGGGTTAAAAGGCATATTGGGTAATTGTGGAGGTGCGGGGCAATGCAGTACTTGTTTTATTTCAGTTGAAGGTGGAAATAAAAATTCTTTGAGCCCTCTTACATCTGTTGAAGAAGAAAAACTCAAAAATAGACCAGAAAATTGGCGCCTTGCATGTCAAACATTAATAAAATCATCTGCCGTAATTTTAACAAAACCCCAATCTCCTCCCTCAAATTTGGAAGAACTAAAAAAAATTAGTGAAAATAAAAAATTACCTCGATAA
- the psbB gene encoding photosystem II chlorophyll-binding protein CP47 yields the protein MGLPWYRVHTVVINDPGRLLAVHLMHTALLAGWAGSMALYELAIFDPSDAVLNPMWRQGMYVMPFMARLGITSSWNGWDITGATGVDPGFWSFEGVAAAHIVFSGLLMLASIWHWTYWDLDLWEDSRTGEPALDLPRIFGIHLLLAGLTCFGFGAFHCANVGIWVSDPYGLTGHVEPVAPSWGAEGFNPFNPGGIVANHIAAGLMGIIGGIFHITNRPGERLYRALKLGSLEGVLASALAAVLFVSFVVSGTMWYGSATTPVELFGPTRYQWDSGYFKTEINRRVQAAIDNGATKSEAYASIPEKLAFYDYVGNSPAKGGLFRVGALVNGDGLPTGWQGHIAFQDKEGNELEVRRIPNFFENFPVILEDKEGNVRADIPFRRAEAKYSFEQTGITATIYGGDLDGQTFTDPAVVKRLARKAQLGEAFKFDRETYKSDGVFRSSPRAWFTYAHLCFGLLFLFGHWWHASRTLYRNSFAGIDAEIGDQVEFGLFKKLGDETTRRIPGRV from the coding sequence ATGGGATTGCCTTGGTATCGAGTTCACACAGTAGTTATTAATGACCCAGGTCGACTACTTGCTGTGCATCTTATGCATACTGCATTATTAGCCGGCTGGGCCGGTTCAATGGCTCTTTATGAATTAGCCATTTTTGATCCTTCTGATGCTGTTCTCAATCCAATGTGGAGACAGGGGATGTACGTTATGCCTTTCATGGCAAGACTAGGTATCACAAGTAGTTGGAATGGATGGGATATTACGGGTGCTACTGGAGTTGATCCTGGATTCTGGAGTTTCGAAGGGGTTGCAGCAGCTCACATAGTTTTTAGTGGCCTATTAATGTTGGCCTCTATATGGCACTGGACCTACTGGGACTTAGATTTATGGGAAGATTCAAGAACTGGTGAACCTGCTCTTGATTTACCAAGAATTTTCGGGATTCACCTTCTTCTAGCAGGACTAACCTGTTTTGGTTTTGGAGCTTTTCATTGCGCAAATGTTGGGATTTGGGTTTCTGACCCTTATGGCTTAACTGGTCATGTAGAACCTGTGGCTCCTTCCTGGGGAGCAGAAGGATTTAATCCGTTTAACCCAGGAGGTATTGTAGCGAATCATATTGCGGCAGGACTTATGGGTATTATTGGAGGTATTTTTCATATCACCAACAGACCTGGAGAAAGACTTTATAGAGCATTAAAACTTGGAAGTCTCGAAGGAGTTTTAGCTAGTGCTCTAGCTGCTGTATTATTCGTATCTTTCGTTGTATCCGGAACAATGTGGTACGGTTCAGCAACAACCCCTGTAGAGCTTTTTGGTCCTACCAGATATCAATGGGACTCAGGCTACTTCAAAACTGAAATTAATAGAAGAGTACAAGCAGCTATTGATAATGGTGCCACTAAATCAGAGGCTTATGCATCAATCCCAGAAAAACTAGCCTTCTACGATTATGTTGGAAATAGTCCAGCTAAAGGAGGATTATTTAGAGTTGGAGCTCTTGTAAATGGTGATGGATTACCAACTGGTTGGCAAGGTCACATTGCATTCCAAGACAAAGAAGGTAACGAATTAGAAGTTAGAAGAATTCCTAATTTCTTTGAAAACTTCCCTGTCATCCTTGAAGACAAAGAAGGTAATGTAAGGGCAGATATTCCATTTAGAAGAGCTGAAGCAAAGTATTCATTTGAACAGACTGGTATCACAGCAACTATCTATGGTGGAGATCTCGATGGTCAAACATTTACAGATCCTGCAGTAGTTAAAAGATTAGCTAGAAAGGCTCAACTTGGCGAAGCGTTCAAGTTTGACAGAGAAACATATAAATCTGATGGTGTATTCCGTAGTTCACCGAGAGCATGGTTTACATATGCACACTTATGTTTCGGATTACTATTCTTGTTTGGCCACTGGTGGCATGCTTCAAGAACTCTTTACAGAAATTCCTTTGCTGGTATTGATGCTGAGATTGGAGACCAAGTTGAATTTGGTTTATTCAAGAAACTTGGTGACGAAACCACAAGAAGAATCCCAGGAAGGGTTTAA
- a CDS encoding photosystem II reaction center protein T has protein sequence MEAFAYVLILTLAVVTLFFAVAFRDPPKFDRK, from the coding sequence ATGGAAGCTTTTGCTTACGTTCTAATTCTAACTCTCGCAGTTGTTACCCTATTCTTTGCTGTCGCCTTTAGAGACCCACCTAAATTCGATAGAAAATGA
- the nrdR gene encoding transcriptional regulator NrdR has translation MQCPTCQNTDSRVLESRSADTGKSVRRRRECLNCSFRFTTYERVESMPVSVVKKDGSRELFDKQKLFTGISRACEKTNFSSEAIINFVDGIESQIVQDSNKDIKSSQIGELILKNLRKENEVAYIRYASVYRKFNGVKDFISTLESLKGSSKNQLASIS, from the coding sequence ATGCAGTGTCCAACCTGTCAAAACACAGATAGCAGAGTTTTGGAATCAAGATCTGCTGATACTGGTAAAAGTGTTCGAAGAAGAAGAGAGTGCTTAAATTGCAGCTTTAGATTTACAACTTATGAAAGAGTGGAATCAATGCCAGTTTCAGTTGTAAAGAAAGACGGTAGTAGAGAACTTTTTGATAAACAAAAATTATTCACTGGAATTTCAAGAGCTTGTGAAAAGACTAATTTCAGTAGTGAAGCAATTATTAATTTCGTAGATGGAATTGAATCACAAATAGTACAAGACTCCAATAAAGATATTAAATCTTCACAAATAGGAGAATTAATACTTAAAAATCTAAGGAAAGAAAACGAAGTCGCTTACATAAGGTACGCCTCGGTTTACAGAAAATTTAATGGAGTAAAAGATTTTATTTCTACTCTTGAATCTCTAAAAGGAAGTTCAAAAAACCAATTAGCATCAATTTCATAA
- a CDS encoding 30S ribosomal protein S1 encodes MNENSSQTIKELSEDQEIKNSSELDNDSASQNEEDLSFEKNDIPSADSSSSRTNADFDNAGFTQEEFASLLGKYDYNFKPGDLVKGTVFALEPKGAMIDIGAKTAAFMPVQEVSINRVEGLNDVLQPSESREFFIMSEENEDGQLALSIRRIEYQRAWERVRQLQKEDATIYSEVFATNRGGALVRVEGLRGFIPGSHISARKIKDDLEGEYLPLKFLEVDEERNRLVLSHRRALVEKKMNRLEVGEVVVGSVKGIKPYGAFIDIGGVSGLLHISEISHEHIETPHNVLNVSDQMKVMIIDLDSERGRISLSTKALEPEPGDMLTDPQKVFSKAEEMAAKYKQMLFEQTDENEEIPTASTETV; translated from the coding sequence ATGAACGAAAATTCTTCCCAAACCATTAAAGAACTTTCTGAGGATCAAGAAATTAAAAATTCGTCTGAGTTAGATAATGATTCAGCATCTCAAAATGAGGAAGATTTATCATTTGAGAAGAACGATATACCTTCAGCAGATTCTTCCTCTAGCAGAACAAATGCAGATTTTGACAACGCAGGATTCACACAAGAAGAATTCGCATCACTTTTGGGTAAGTATGACTATAATTTTAAACCTGGCGATCTAGTTAAAGGTACCGTTTTTGCTCTAGAGCCCAAAGGGGCAATGATAGATATAGGGGCAAAAACAGCTGCTTTTATGCCAGTTCAGGAGGTTTCAATAAATAGAGTTGAAGGACTTAATGATGTTTTACAACCTTCAGAAAGTAGAGAATTTTTCATAATGAGTGAGGAAAATGAAGATGGCCAATTAGCACTCTCCATTAGAAGAATTGAATATCAGAGAGCATGGGAAAGAGTTAGACAACTTCAAAAAGAAGATGCAACTATATATTCAGAAGTTTTTGCAACAAATAGAGGCGGAGCTCTTGTTAGGGTAGAAGGCTTGAGAGGTTTTATCCCGGGCTCTCATATAAGTGCTCGAAAAATTAAAGATGACTTAGAAGGTGAATATTTACCTTTAAAATTTCTTGAAGTTGATGAAGAGAGAAATAGATTAGTACTAAGTCATAGAAGAGCTTTGGTTGAGAAAAAAATGAACAGACTTGAGGTAGGTGAAGTTGTTGTTGGTTCTGTAAAAGGTATTAAACCTTATGGAGCCTTTATTGATATTGGTGGTGTAAGTGGTCTACTGCACATTTCTGAAATTAGTCATGAACATATTGAGACTCCTCATAATGTTTTAAATGTGAGTGACCAAATGAAAGTCATGATAATTGACCTTGATTCAGAAAGAGGGCGAATTTCATTATCTACTAAAGCACTTGAACCTGAACCAGGAGATATGCTAACTGACCCTCAAAAAGTTTTTAGTAAAGCTGAAGAAATGGCTGCGAAATATAAACAAATGTTATTTGAACAAACTGACGAAAACGAAGAGATCCCAACAGCTTCAACTGAAACAGTATAA
- the metK gene encoding methionine adenosyltransferase has product MSDFIFTSESVTEGHPDKICDQISDAVLDALLTEDPESRVACETVVNTGLCLLTGEITSKAKVDYIKLVRNVIKEIGYEGYRAGGFDANSCAVLVALDEQSPDISQGVNEADDVNDDLEDNTGAGDQGIMFGYACDETPELMPLPISLAHRLAIQLAKVRHENVLNYLLPDGKTQVSIDYEKGLPVSINTILISTQHNPEIDGLTNEEEIRQKIKEDLWKHVVIPATQDLEIKPNIIKTRFLVNPTGKFVVGGPQGDAGLTGRKIIVDTYGGYARHGGGAFSGKDPTKVDRSAAYAARYVAKSIVKAKLAKKAEVQLSYAIGVAKPISILVETFDTGVISQANLTELIKKYFDLRPAAIIKEFDLRNLPKKRGGKFFRKTASYGHFGRRDLDLPWEKVEEKAAQLAEASKVFL; this is encoded by the coding sequence ATGAGTGATTTCATTTTCACTTCAGAATCAGTAACTGAAGGTCATCCTGACAAAATATGTGATCAAATTAGTGACGCTGTTTTAGATGCTTTATTAACAGAAGATCCAGAAAGCAGAGTTGCATGCGAAACTGTTGTTAATACAGGTCTTTGTTTACTTACTGGAGAAATAACTTCAAAAGCAAAAGTCGATTATATAAAACTTGTTAGAAATGTAATTAAAGAAATTGGATATGAAGGCTATAGGGCAGGGGGGTTTGACGCAAATAGTTGTGCGGTTTTAGTAGCACTTGACGAGCAATCACCAGATATTTCTCAAGGCGTAAACGAAGCAGATGATGTTAACGATGATTTGGAAGATAATACCGGAGCTGGCGACCAAGGCATAATGTTCGGCTATGCATGCGATGAGACACCTGAATTAATGCCCTTACCGATTAGCTTGGCTCATAGATTAGCCATTCAACTTGCTAAGGTAAGGCATGAAAACGTACTTAATTATCTACTCCCTGATGGTAAAACTCAAGTAAGCATTGATTACGAAAAAGGTTTACCAGTCTCTATTAATACAATCTTAATTTCAACTCAACATAATCCTGAGATAGATGGCCTAACAAATGAAGAAGAAATTCGTCAAAAAATAAAAGAAGATTTATGGAAGCATGTTGTAATTCCTGCTACTCAAGATTTAGAAATCAAACCAAACATTATCAAAACAAGATTTCTAGTGAATCCCACGGGCAAATTTGTCGTAGGGGGGCCTCAAGGAGATGCCGGACTTACTGGAAGAAAAATTATTGTAGATACTTATGGGGGTTACGCAAGACATGGAGGAGGGGCATTTTCGGGCAAAGATCCAACAAAAGTGGACAGATCAGCTGCTTATGCAGCACGTTATGTAGCTAAAAGTATAGTTAAGGCAAAATTAGCAAAAAAGGCAGAAGTACAATTAAGTTATGCGATTGGAGTTGCAAAACCGATTTCGATTCTTGTTGAAACTTTTGATACCGGCGTTATTTCACAAGCTAATTTGACGGAGCTTATTAAAAAGTACTTTGATTTAAGACCTGCAGCAATTATAAAAGAATTTGACCTAAGAAATCTACCCAAAAAAAGGGGTGGTAAATTTTTCAGAAAGACTGCATCCTATGGACATTTTGGCAGAAGAGATCTTGATCTTCCTTGGGAAAAGGTAGAAGAAAAAGCAGCCCAATTAGCGGAGGCTTCCAAAGTATTTTTATAA
- a CDS encoding FGGY-family carbohydrate kinase, translated as MPDNFYGGLDFGTSGVRISIINLQKKLVYSNSVPYSCHFKNPNSWINSCENLLVSLPIQVKINLNKLAISGTSGTLLPSNLQGEPIGEAIPYDQACTEHNILLESLASGEDHLQTPYSSLAKALKLINKYGTNILLRHQSDWITGWFLKDWTHGEEGNNLKLGWDLEKESWPKSYLNTSWQKCLPQIIKSGKIIGKVNFDLAERFNLNKKLILISGTTDSNASVIAAGLGKEDGLTVLGTTLVVKKIIDKPIKKQGVTNHRVDGHWICGGASNAGCGILSQLFSDSEIKELSRQINPSKNTSLNLLPLNSKGERFPVNNSNLEPILYPRPVSDSLYLHALFEGLAKIELKGWEKLGELTGSLPKKIITIGGGSKNPQWRKIREKIINIPIVSCKKTTSFGTALLAINAK; from the coding sequence ATGCCTGATAATTTTTATGGAGGATTAGATTTTGGAACAAGTGGTGTAAGAATATCAATAATTAATCTTCAAAAAAAATTAGTATATTCAAATTCAGTCCCTTATTCATGCCACTTTAAAAATCCAAATTCTTGGATTAATTCTTGTGAAAATCTTTTAGTTAGCTTACCTATCCAGGTAAAAATTAATCTTAATAAATTGGCTATCTCAGGCACCTCAGGGACTTTACTACCATCCAATTTACAAGGAGAACCTATAGGAGAAGCAATACCTTATGACCAAGCATGTACTGAACATAATATCCTTCTTGAATCCTTAGCTTCTGGAGAAGATCATCTGCAAACGCCATACAGTAGTCTTGCTAAAGCATTAAAACTGATAAATAAATATGGGACAAATATACTTCTACGTCACCAATCTGATTGGATCACTGGTTGGTTTTTAAAAGATTGGACTCATGGAGAAGAAGGCAATAATCTAAAACTTGGTTGGGATCTAGAAAAAGAATCATGGCCAAAAAGTTATCTCAATACTTCATGGCAAAAATGTCTACCTCAAATAATAAAAAGTGGGAAAATTATTGGAAAAGTGAATTTTGATTTAGCAGAAAGATTTAACTTGAATAAGAAATTAATATTAATTTCAGGCACCACTGACTCTAATGCAAGTGTAATAGCTGCAGGTTTAGGTAAAGAAGATGGTCTCACAGTTTTAGGAACAACTCTTGTAGTTAAGAAAATTATTGATAAACCTATAAAAAAACAAGGTGTTACAAACCATAGGGTAGATGGCCATTGGATATGCGGAGGAGCATCAAACGCAGGATGCGGTATCTTGTCGCAGTTATTCTCTGATTCAGAAATAAAGGAGCTCAGTCGACAAATTAATCCATCTAAAAATACTTCTTTAAATCTTTTACCTCTTAATAGTAAAGGAGAGAGATTTCCTGTTAATAATTCTAATTTAGAGCCGATACTTTATCCAAGGCCAGTAAGCGACTCACTCTATTTACATGCATTATTCGAGGGGCTAGCCAAGATCGAATTGAAAGGATGGGAAAAACTAGGCGAACTAACAGGTTCTCTTCCAAAAAAAATTATTACTATTGGTGGAGGTTCAAAAAACCCACAATGGAGAAAAATAAGAGAAAAAATTATCAATATACCAATAGTTTCCTGTAAAAAAACTACTTCATTTGGCACTGCCTTATTAGCGATTAATGCAAAATAA
- a CDS encoding TVP38/TMEM64 family protein has translation MNKIQKFLSVVFFIAVFVVLIYLIQNYGIEPLRNKIESMGIWAPFGIFILRGVSIILPALPSSAYSLLAGSLLGFQKGYMTIIFSDIVFCQAAFFIARNYGRVPVRNLVGPKAMQKIESFNQNQLEENFFLMTGLLMTGLFDFLSYAIGIGGTRWKIFTPALLISLLISDSILVAVGAGVSQGAGLFLGIALLGMFALATISGLAKNKMPK, from the coding sequence ATGAATAAAATACAGAAATTTCTCTCAGTAGTTTTTTTTATAGCAGTATTTGTAGTATTGATTTATTTAATCCAAAATTATGGGATTGAACCTCTAAGAAACAAAATAGAAAGTATGGGGATTTGGGCTCCTTTTGGAATATTCATACTCAGAGGAGTAAGTATTATTTTACCAGCCCTTCCAAGTTCAGCTTATTCTCTGCTAGCAGGTTCATTACTAGGATTTCAAAAAGGTTACATGACAATAATCTTTTCTGATATCGTTTTTTGCCAAGCTGCTTTCTTTATCGCAAGAAATTATGGTCGGGTTCCTGTTCGTAATTTAGTAGGCCCAAAAGCAATGCAAAAGATTGAAAGTTTTAATCAAAACCAGCTAGAAGAGAATTTCTTTCTTATGACAGGTCTACTAATGACTGGCCTTTTTGATTTTCTAAGCTACGCAATTGGTATTGGAGGAACTCGCTGGAAAATATTTACTCCTGCATTATTAATAAGTCTTCTAATCAGTGACTCTATACTAGTAGCAGTTGGAGCTGGAGTAAGCCAAGGAGCAGGATTATTTCTAGGAATTGCTTTATTGGGAATGTTTGCTTTAGCGACTATTTCAGGATTGGCAAAAAATAAAATGCCTAAATAA
- a CDS encoding phycobiliprotein lyase has translation MTKNLTIINQFIAKSIGEWKSIRSSHTLAFQEFENSTSKIYIKHINKKNKKVVEIFKNYKFSLNLESIAISINWQAISDWEDDYMSEGDETILIFLPKDENSGIVLRNKGYTESFISSSNYFVDEQNNLQIKTIYKSTVSEERISFLSTHVRSRFSTIRNLENNSVIQTSHTSEIRNLASLKD, from the coding sequence TTGACGAAGAATCTAACAATAATTAATCAATTCATTGCTAAAAGTATAGGAGAGTGGAAATCTATTAGAAGTTCTCACACTTTAGCTTTTCAAGAATTTGAAAACTCTACTAGTAAAATATATATAAAACATATCAACAAAAAAAATAAAAAAGTCGTTGAAATTTTTAAAAATTATAAATTCAGTTTAAACCTAGAGAGCATAGCCATTTCTATAAATTGGCAAGCTATTAGTGATTGGGAAGATGATTATATGAGTGAGGGAGATGAAACTATTCTGATTTTTTTACCCAAAGATGAAAATTCAGGAATTGTTCTAAGAAATAAAGGTTATACAGAATCCTTTATTTCATCATCCAATTATTTTGTTGATGAACAAAATAATTTACAAATTAAAACCATTTATAAATCAACAGTTTCCGAAGAAAGAATTTCCTTTTTATCCACTCATGTAAGATCCAGATTTTCTACTATTAGAAATCTGGAGAATAACTCAGTTATTCAGACTTCACATACTTCAGAGATAAGGAATTTAGCTAGTTTAAAAGATTAA